A single window of Nicotiana sylvestris chromosome 5, ASM39365v2, whole genome shotgun sequence DNA harbors:
- the LOC138868606 gene encoding uncharacterized protein — MDWLDSCYANVDRWTKVIRFTFLGEPVIECKGNVTIPKGRFISYLMALKIIPKGYSYHLVRVQDAEAKPPTLQLVLVIKEFLDVFSDELPGIPPKREIEFAINMLFGTQLISVPPYRMAHVELKELKAWLKDLLDKGFIRPRIFLWGDLVLFVQKKDNSLKMCVDYR, encoded by the coding sequence ATGGACTGGCTGGATTCTTGCTATGCTAATGTTGATCGTTGGACGAAAGTCATTCGCTTTACTTTTCTAGGAGAGCCCGTCATTGAATGTAAGGGTAATGTTACAATACCTAAggggagatttatttcctatcttatgGCTCTGAAGATAATCCCGAAAGGGTATAGTTATCATCTAGTGCGAGTGCAGGATGCGGAGGCAAAACCTCCAACCCTTCAGTTGGTTCTTGTCATTAAAGAATTCCTCGATGTATTTTCTGATGAGCTTCCTGGCATCCCTCCCAAGAGGGAGATCGAGTTTGCTATCAACATGCTCTTTGGTACGCAATTGATATCTGTCCCTCCGTATAGGATGGCCCATGTTgaattgaaggaattgaaagcTTGGCTGAAAGACCTTCTAGATAAGGGTTTTATCAGACCCAGAATTTTCCTGTGGGGTGACCTGGTGTTATTTGTTCAGAAGAAGGACAATTCGTTAAaaatgtgtgttgattatcgttAG